gttgagtttatatataaacGGCTTAAGTCAATAAAGTATCAATAGAAAACTGTCTCTTGATTAATATTGTACTGCATACAATGCTATAGCTTATCAGAATAATGGTTTTGTGTCCTCAGTGGATTAATTTGTGGGAAATAACACAAAAccaataagaaaaaagacttggaaaaatcaaaacttgTAAAAACGCCGTAagcttttttctttttcttctcaaACACGATATAAAAGATACACATATACATCAACTATCTATTTATTACTATTGATAACAACTTTTAGGTCTTTTTTAAGGtctaatttattatataatcacacaaaaaacaatcatACCCTTTACTGTTTTgggataatttttttgttctacATACGGATACGATACCATCGGAGGTTACGAGTTTTGTTGAAAGAGTGGCTACTAACAAAAGATTATAAAATTAGAATTTGACTAGAGTGATGATCGCCCACTTTATTTCATTTCCAACCGTAAACAATAAATGAGTTGTTTAAGTGTTTGTCCAATTGTCTAATACTTGTAAAAAGAGATACTATATTCCTCGGCAGAATCTGTTAAGTGACGAAAGAGACCACCacttttgtttgttgttccGACAGTGTCTAAACCTAGGCAATGACGGaacaccaataataatccaCAGAGATAATTTATCTGAccatttttgaataatagCGTGACAATATAAACTAAATAAGAACGTGCTTGCCACTATCAAACCACTTTATCAGCACAAGCAAGCTCAGCTGAGGATAAAGAAAGTCATAAAAATCATCTGTCGTTAAAGGGATGACATTTAGTAGATGTGGGTCTGTTTAAACACCAACAAGCAGATACGTGATATGGCATTTATACACGAAGAGGATatctaaatcaaaatcagcAAATTGATAAACGTTTCTGTTGACCGAAGATGCAAGACATAAACAATTCTCGATATTTGCGTTGCAGCATTAACAAACAATACCATGAACTATCTTATCTAAATTAGAtctttagtttttttaaaaatgcCGCAACAACCAATCTTAACAGTATAATATCGTCTGTGGCCACAGCAGATTCAATAAGTTTGTGTTTCGTACCATATTTACgatcaattgttgaagattttttttttttcacttgtACCTTATCTTTGTTGAAAAGTATTGATAAGAGTTCAACGGGTTCAAATACTCGTTTGAGTCCGCAGCCGAAACAACAGACCGAACGTTGCTTAGATTTTCGTATAATAGATTCACCTTTATTTTAGGATTTCCCATTCTCCAAAGGAGTGGATACAATTTGGTTGTTTTATTGCTAATTGACAATCCTCAAAAGTATTACCCCATTTGCCACAGGTACTTTATTAAGtaatgaaataaatgaCCCCAGATTTTCGATTACCACATCCCTTCCTCTCATCTATTGGGTGTACCCGATGCAGGcgtatatttttttttgtcaaaACGCCGTCCGACCACAAAATGTCCGCCCGCTCCCAAGGTACAACataatattcttttttttttctaccCCACAAACACgtcaataaattattgCAATAGTACGAAGTCTAGGttcatttttgttgttcatttgataatgaagaatcaAGAGATTTGTTATGAGAAGGTTATATAGACTACTCAGCGTATTCTTCTCCTTACCCTCAAACattttctaaattcaaGTGGTAGAATAAGCAAAAGAGATTTCATGTGGAAAACAAATTCCATCCACCTAGCCAAGACTAAGTTTTCCGAACTAATTCTTGGCAGAGGCTAGTGAATGCCAGTTCATTGCTATCTCTAGTGTCTCTTTTAGAACGTTTACTAATGTATATTTATCTATTTCAGGGCAAAATTcttaaaaaatttgttaaaagAGTTTGTAAAAATAATCTATTGGGCTACTCTAGACCAGTTTTTAAAACTTTCATCACCATATTGAATAGCCTTTATCCAATCATTGATCTTCAAAGCTATTTCTCCGGAACTACCAGCAGAAACTGGAACCTTAATTTGTTCGCCTTGGAATTCAATGTTGTCAATTGGTGAAACAATAGCAGCGGTACCAGTACCGAAAGCTTCAACTAATTCACCTTTAGCAGCTCTTTCTTTAACTTCATGAATAGtcaattttctttcattgACAGTCCAATCACTTGGTAATTTGCTTTTAGCCAATTCTAAAGTAGAATCACGAGTGACACCTGGCAAGATCATACCATCCAATGGCGGAGTCACCAATTCTTTAGTGCCATCGGCATTCTtgaatgcaaaaaaaacattcaTAGCACCCACTTCAGTAATATAACCTTCTTCACCAAATAACCACAAATTTTGGGAATGACCTCTCTTGGCAGCTTCCATTTGTGGTTCAATACAAGACACATAGTTTGCACCCAATTTATAAGAACCAACACCTTTTGGCCAAGCTCTTACGGCGTAATCTGTGGCTTCCAAAGACACTGGTTTGAAACCACCACTGAAATATGGACCAACAGGTGAAGCAATAAGATATAATAATGCTTTAGTTGGTGCACTGACACCTAACCCAATTGAAGTACCAATTAAAGTTGGTCTCAAGTAAAGTGAATATCCGTAACCAGTTGGAACAAATCTTTCttcaatcaacaaaaattgatcaactaatttgataaattctTCACCATCAAATGTAGGTAATGCAGCTCTTTTAGCTGATCTATTCATTCTTTCCATATTTTTGTCTGGTCTAAAAGTTCTGATTTTACCATTGCTATCACGGTATGCCTTTAAACCTTCAAATAACTCAAAAGAATAATGTAAAACACAGGTGGCTGGATCAAGGGAAAAGTTGTGGTATGGTTTAATAGTTGGAACACCCCATCCTTTTTCAGCAGTCCATTCAACTTCTAAGATATGGTCAGTGAATGATTTACCGAAaaccaattcttcttttggtAATGGTTCACTTGGTTTGGTAGTTTTAGTGATTTCCAATTTACTGGCGTCTAATGGAGCTGACATTTGTATTAAcgattgttgattattatattaaaatgaccaaaaagaaagtgtTTTAATAGATCactgaaaacaaaaaaaaaatttatcaaacaCAATATAATTCAAGAGTGATCGGTTATGTTGAGtgaaatttatatttttcaagaacccgaaaattttttctccctgtttcttttttgccTTTTTTCTATGACTCAAATTAAACCGAGAATCAAGGAACGTTAAAATACACTAGAAATATAAGAGATAAATTAGAAAGCTATTCTTTGTAATAGAGATGGAGATAAAGATACAAGTGAGTCAGAAACAGTACACCGGTACCGGCATCTTATTACTCACAGTTTGCATTGCCAATCAACCGATAAAGCAACATGTTCTAACAATTTTTATGCCGATGGGGAGCAAATTCCGGCTATAGACGCACCACCTGATTGTTCTTACTAATTATGATTATTGACACGACCTTGTAAGGAGTGTAGGATATCAAGTTATAATGATGTTAACTAGTATACTGGGTTGCTCAAATATATGCTAGAAGAATAGCTCCGAATTGGACTCATATATATAAGGTGGAATAGCTTGATTTTGTTTCCAGAGAATTGGGTCATTGTTCCGAAATGAACACAATCTTTTGATATTACATTGTTTTGAGAAACcccaaaattgattcaattggttAGGAGAAAAgttttgaataaatgaaCTGAACACCTTCCTTATCAAATAGAACTTACTGGAATGATTTTCACTATTAACGGCTCATAATTTGAGCTTTTAGTCGGTACCCAGTCAAAGTGCACTCacaaatcattattattcttcaaatttgaggtatttttatttttaattccGTTTTGGGAAGTATTTGCAGCAAACGTTTTCAAAATGACAGAATGCAAACAATACTTGCAATACTTTTTGGTTGTCTATTTACTTGTATTTCCGATTATGATTAGTGGAGAAAAATgtcaaaaatattgaaactTCCGAAATTGCTGcaaaatatcaaacaattaataGTGGGTACGTAACGATTTTCTCCACTTTTAACGAGGGGATAAGAAGAATTGAGTTAAAACTGATTGACAGCTACTTGTCAATGTGTCAATAAAGGATTGtctttcatttttgaaagaagaaatatgTCAGTACCCCCTAAGAAATAACAATGAGACTGTGTTACCAAATACAATACTTGGATACCCCATTTTCATCCCTTGAAGATAATACACGGCTATAAAAGGCCAACCATCTATCCATATAGATACCAGCTTTAATTACCACTACAAATCCaacaaaattaatcaaatgtCTTCTTTAGAATCAATATCTTCTGAATTAAAAGCTGTACCAATAGCcgatgaaattgaaaatgtggTATTACCTTACAAAACATGCACAATAACTGGTGAAGGCAACGagtttgttgttattggtgACCACAAATATTATCGCCACGAATTGATGCAAGCATTTGGAGGTACGTTCAATCCAGGTCTTGCACCTTATCCCAAACATAGTTTTGGAAACCCTGCTGCTATTGGTTTAGTTTCAACGGGAatgaatattttaatttttggaTTATTCTTTGCCCATGCAATGGGTATTCATATTCCAAATGCTGGAATTGGGTTATGTATGTTTATGGGAGGGTTGGTAGAAATATTAGCTGGTATTTGGGGGTTCTTTGTTGGTTCTCAAGTAGGAACTTTTGTTTTAACTGTATTTACTTCGTATGGTGCATTTTGGTTAAGCTTTGGAGCTATCTTTATTCCTTCATTTGGTATTATACAAGCATACGAAGAAGACCCTGAACAGTTGAATCATGCTATAGGATTAATGTTGATTGGGTGGGCAATATTTACCACCATGTTGCTTATGTGTGTTGTGAAGTCCACTTTATCGTTCTTTTGGGCATTGCTCACATATGACTTAACCATTATTCTCTTTGCAGCGGGGTTCTTATCAGATAATGACAAAGTAAAAGTGGCTGGTGGGATTATGGGAGTCATTAATGCTTTTGCTGATTGGTTTGAAGCTTTTGCTGGGGTAGCTAATAGACAAAACTCTTACATGGTTCCCAGAGAAATTCCTTTACCAGATCTCTCAGTCTGGCTTAAACGTAAAAAAGCTGTCAGCAAAACATCAAATTAACTCAAAAACGGAACCCGGCTACAATAACCCTAAAGATTCAGTATTGTGTACTTTCTGTACTTTCAAGTTGCAGTTGCGGTCATCCTCGTTGCAATTTGTAAGATTTATCTTTGTGTGTTTAAATATCTCATCTCTTGCTCTGAcccttcttctttctttctttctttctttccatACAGTTAAGTTTATAATTGTCTAGTATAAATACTGTATTACTCAAGAACAATTTTGCATAACTTTAGTATATAGCCGTTATTAAAGTATACCAATAAGCTGTATATTGTCTTATTCATAATAATGACGCAACAGTAATTTACTCGtattaaagaaaagaaatattttctatcaagccaaaaaagaaaaaaatgaaacatccatttaatttgattttgtgtaatatttattattataaaaataGAGTTGACCAGAAAAAACTGCAATTACctgacgacgacgacgacaTCAACTGTTCAAACAAAGTTAGTTATGACGGGTTAAAGTTACCATAATTAAAAGTAAAATGGTAACAAAGTAATTTGAATCACAAAGTATATTCaaaataagaaattttctttctttcatgtttttatttttatttttggatGAAGGATGAAGAAGTACtgataaaatcaaataaataactATAACCAGAATCCAATctcttttttaaattccaaatcaattaatactCTATATCAATGGGTTTGTTATCAATACCGTATCAGTCGAAATCAAAACTATGGATAGCCATTTTTTTAGTGGTATGGAGTTTGATATCTATGCATTTTATTTGGCAATCACAAGCCAATTCTGGATTAATActaaaaaatgaattatcaCTGACATCAAGTATCCCCCATGAGTTTGAAATGTTAATAGACACAAATTATCCCAAGTTTAAACCTACTCTGGGTCATTCAGGCTCACAAACGTATCTGaatcttttcaaaaacCAAGATCGTAACGCAGCCATATTCACCatcttgaaaaattttgatttggaaCAACGATGCCAActatatttcaaaaatgtcaaaaatgataaattaattgttgatcCTGATCATGATTTTAAGTTTGAtagatttgattatttgaattgggATGAATATAGAGATGAATCCATTAAGAGGTTGAAAggtgataatgatgaatttgttgCAACCAGTAGTGATTTGGATACCATAAAGAAAAACTTTGATAAAGCAAAATCTAGAATAGCCTCAGACTTACAATTATTACATGACTATTTCTCACAcataaaaatttacaacCAATGTTATATTGACAGAAATACGTCATTTATCAAGAAACAAcatgaattaattgatggattga
The sequence above is a segment of the Candida albicans SC5314 chromosome 3, complete sequence genome. Coding sequences within it:
- the ATO6 gene encoding Ato6p (Putative fungal-specific transmembrane protein), whose translation is MSSLESISSELKAVPIADEIENVVLPYKTCTITGEGNEFVVIGDHKYYRHELMQAFGGTFNPGLAPYPKHSFGNPAAIGLVSTGMNILIFGLFFAHAMGIHIPNAGIGLCMFMGGLVEILAGIWGFFVGSQVGTFVLTVFTSYGAFWLSFGAIFIPSFGIIQAYEEDPEQLNHAIGLMLIGWAIFTTMLLMCVVKSTLSFFWALLTYDLTIILFAAGFLSDNDKVKVAGGIMGVINAFADWFEAFAGVANRQNSYMVPREIPLPDLSVWLKRKKAVSKTSN
- the BAT22 gene encoding Bat22p (Putative branched chain amino acid aminotransferase; regulated by Gcn4p; induced by farnesol treatment, GlcNAc, amino acid starvation (3-aminotriazole treatment); present in exponential and stationary growth phase yeast cultures), with product MSAPLDASKLEITKTTKPSEPLPKEELVFGKSFTDHILEVEWTAEKGWGVPTIKPYHNFSLDPATCVLHYSFELFEGLKAYRDSNGKIRTFRPDKNMERMNRSAKRAALPTFDGEEFIKLVDQFLLIEERFVPTGYGYSLYLRPTLIGTSIGLGVSAPTKALLYLIASPVGPYFSGGFKPVSLEATDYAVRAWPKGVGSYKLGANYVSCIEPQMEAAKRGHSQNLWLFGEEGYITEVGAMNVFFAFKNADGTKELVTPPLDGMILPGVTRDSTLELAKSKLPSDWTVNERKLTIHEVKERAAKGELVEAFGTGTAAIVSPIDNIEFQGEQIKVPVSAGSSGEIALKINDWIKAIQYGDESFKNWSRVAQ